Genomic window (Subtercola endophyticus):
CCGCCGGCAGAGCCGCCGCACGGCGATCGCTGCTCTACCTGGGCCACCTGTCTGATCTGCACGTGATCGATGCCCAGTCTCCGGCACGCATCGAGCCGATGATCGTGCAAGATCATTCGGCCTGGGGCTCGGCATTCCACCCGCAAGATCCCCTCAGCGTGCACGCGACCGCGGCCATGGTGCGGGCCTTCTCGGATGCCCGGTACAGCCCGCTCACCGGCGCCCCGATGGGCGCCGCCATCGTCACCGGCGACAGCGCCGACATGCACTCCCATCTCGAGCTGCGCTGGTACATCGATCTGATGGACGGACTCGAAGTGAACCCCGCGAGCGCCGGTGCGACGTATCAGGGCGTGCAGGCCTGGGCCGAGGCCATCTGGGCCTATCGGCCGGCCGACCCGAGCGGCGGTGATTTCGGCGCCTACGGATTCCCGACGCTGCCGCAGCTACTCGCCCAGGCCATCGCACAGCCGGTGCCGTCGGTCGGGCTGCCGGCACCCTGGTATGCGGTCTACGGCAACCACGACACGCTCCTGCTCGGCACCTTCAACCTGAGCCCGCAATTGCACGCGCTCGCCGTCGGGGGGCAGAAGTCGTACACGCTCGACGCCACGGCCGGCAGCGTTCTCAACGGATACGCGTCGACGGGCAGCGCCCTGCAACAGGCGATGGATGCTCTGGGCATCGCGTTCGGGCGCACCGGATTCAAGTCGGTGCCGGCCAACTCCGAGCGTTACCTCTTCGAGCAGCGCGACTTCATGGCCGAGCACTTCGCCACGCAGCCCACGCCGGGCCCGTTGGGTCACGGATTCACGCAGCACAACCTCGACTCCGGCGAAACTTGGTGGAAGGCAGACCTCACCCCGAACATCCGCGCGTTCGGGCTGGATACGTGCAATCAGGTCGCCGGGCCAGACGGTGCGGTGCCCGATGTGCAGTTCCGCTGGCTGCAGACCGAGCTCGAGGCGGCGACAGCACAGAAGAAACTCGTGCTCATCTTCAGCCATCACAACAGCCTCACCCTCGAGAACCGTGCACAGCGCCCCGGCGACACCGAGGTTTTGCACGGTGCCGACGAGTTCGTGGCACTGCTGCTGAAATACCCTGTCGTGATCGGCTGGCTGAACGGACACACGCATCTGAACCAGATTCTCGCGCACACGTCGGCAACCGGCGGGTTCTGGGAGGTGACGACCGCGTCGTGCATCGACTTTCCGCAGCAGCAACAGTGCGTCGAGATCGTCGACAACCGCGACGGCACCCTGTCGCTGTTCACCACCGTGCTCGATCACGCGTCACCGGCGACGCCCGGCAGCGGCGGAACATCTGTCGACCTCGCGTCGCGCAGTCGCGAATTCGCCGCGAACGATTGGGCCGAGACCCCGATGATGCGGCGCGGATCAGCACTCGACCGCAACACCGAGTTGCTGCTGCCGGCGCCGTTCGACCTCTCGGCGATCACCGACGCGTCGCTCGAGAGCCAGCACATGACCGAGCGAGCACGTGTACTCGCCTACGAGGGGGCGCGAGCACTGTGAACCCGAAACGCCGAACAGTGTCGGTGGGCCTGGCTTCGGCCGCGGTGCTGGCGCTTGCGCTGAGTGGATGCACGCAGATCGCCGCGGTCGCACCGGTCGGCGGCAACCACCAGACCGAGGTGCGCTATGCGGCGATCGACGTGCTGACCACAGCAGGAACAGACATTCTGACCGCACCGGTCTGCGCCGCATCCGCCGACGGAACGATCACCTGCACGGGCGCCACCACCACGGGCGACACGATCACGGCCGTGTCGCCGGCGACCGACACCACCGTGCTCACCGTCACGGTGGGGGCCAAGACCCTCTATTCGGGCTCGATCCTGAACGTACTGAACGACGCGGCGCGGTCGACCTCGTGAGCACGGCACAGCTGATTCTGCGCGGGTGGCGCGTCTACGTTCCGGTCGTCGTGGTGAATGCCGCGATTCAGGCTGCCAGCGTGGCTCCGTTCGCCACGCCGGCCCCCTCGCTCCTGTTTGTCGCGCTCGTCGCGGCATCGTTTCTCGGCTTCGCGGCCTCTCTCATTCTCGTTGTCGCTCAAGCGGCGGCCACCGCCGCTCACGAGACGTTCCGGCGCCCGTCGCTTCGCCTCTGCATCGCCGGCCTCGTCGCCGTCACTGTCATCGCTGCGTCGGCCGTGCTGTTCACACCCGTCGTGATCGTGACCCTCACGCTCGCTGCCATCATTCTGCCGTCGATCGCCGCCGGGCCCACCGCTCGCGATTCGGCCGGTTTCGCCGTTTTCGCGCGCCACCCCGTGCGCGCGGTCGGCCTGACCATTGTCACTCTCGTGGTGCTCGTGATTCTGTGGATCGGAGCCCTGCTTTCGGGCTTCTTTCTCACGGGCATCCCGAGTGCCGCTCTGACCTGGCTCGTCTTCGGAGTTTTCGCCGTGATCGTGGCCTGCGCCTTCACGGCGCTCAATCGTCGAGACTGACTGACGCGCGTGACCGACGTCACCGCATCGCGACCGTCAGCTCGCGGCATCCGTCGGCGACGCTGGCACCGCGCCGTGACAAACTGAAGGCATGACCGAACCCAGCGACGCTCGCGTCGGACTCTACATCGATTTCGACAACATCGTCATCTCGCGTTACCAGCAGCTGCACGGGCGCAACGCCTTTCAGCGCGACGGCATTCGCGACTTCACCCGGTCGAGGGCGGATGCCGACCCCGACATCGCCGCGAAGCTGGCCTCTGCCACTGTCGACTTCGACGCCATCATCGACTTCGCCGCATCGTTCGGCACCATGGTGGTCAACCGGGCCTACGCCGACTGGTCTGTGCCGGTCAACGCGAGTTACCAGCGCCAGCTCATGTCGCGCGCGGTAGACCTGACGCAGCTCTTCACCACAACTACTCGTGGCACGAAGAACGGCGCGGACATCCGCCTGGCCGTCGATGTGGTCGAAGACCTGTTTCGCCTGCCCGACCTCACCCACGTCATCATCGTCGCCGGCGACTCCGATTACATCGCTCTCGCACAGAAGTCGAAGCGCCTAGGCCGCTTCGTGGTGGGCATCGGCGTCGCAGGGTCGACCAGCACGTCGCTCGCAG
Coding sequences:
- a CDS encoding TIGR03767 family metallophosphoesterase; the protein is MPGLSRRQFLTRAAMLAAATGLNVEFLAPELARAATGERAAAGAAAGDIPTTLLQTIRQGALTTASYRTLTSGPGEPYVARIDVLRRTPAAGRAAARRSLLYLGHLSDLHVIDAQSPARIEPMIVQDHSAWGSAFHPQDPLSVHATAAMVRAFSDARYSPLTGAPMGAAIVTGDSADMHSHLELRWYIDLMDGLEVNPASAGATYQGVQAWAEAIWAYRPADPSGGDFGAYGFPTLPQLLAQAIAQPVPSVGLPAPWYAVYGNHDTLLLGTFNLSPQLHALAVGGQKSYTLDATAGSVLNGYASTGSALQQAMDALGIAFGRTGFKSVPANSERYLFEQRDFMAEHFATQPTPGPLGHGFTQHNLDSGETWWKADLTPNIRAFGLDTCNQVAGPDGAVPDVQFRWLQTELEAATAQKKLVLIFSHHNSLTLENRAQRPGDTEVLHGADEFVALLLKYPVVIGWLNGHTHLNQILAHTSATGGFWEVTTASCIDFPQQQQCVEIVDNRDGTLSLFTTVLDHASPATPGSGGTSVDLASRSREFAANDWAETPMMRRGSALDRNTELLLPAPFDLSAITDASLESQHMTERARVLAYEGARAL